AAAAACGGTGGCGGATTTGGCAGGGAAATATCGAATCGGAGTGATTGAGGGGGATTTGGCGACGCAAAAGGATGCGGACAGGATCCGGGCGGCCGGTGCGAAGGCGGTACAGATTAATACCAACGGCACCTGTCACTTGGATGCCCGGATGGTGGCAAAAGTTTTGCCGGAGTTCCAAGACGACGAGTATGACCTCATCTTCATCGAAAATGTGGGGAATCTCATCTGCCCCTCCAGCTATGATTTGGGACAAGGCCGCAACATTACCATGTTGAGCGTCCCGGAGGGAAACGATAAGATCTTAAAATATCCTGTCATGTACCAGAGAACGGAATTGGTTCTCCTGAATAAGATTGATCTCATCGATCTCCTCGATTTTAGCATCGAAGAGGCGATTGAGGACCTGAAGAATATTAATCCCTCCTCCCGGCTCATTCCGGTTTCCGCCAGGAAAGGAACCAATCTGGAAGAATGGTATGCCTGGATCGACAAGGCGTATGAGGAATGGACCAAGGCCCAAAAGGAGTTGGAAACA
The DNA window shown above is from Thermicanus aegyptius DSM 12793 and carries:
- the hypB gene encoding hydrogenase nickel incorporation protein HypB; the encoded protein is MEIILTEDVLSNNNEAARFNRDLFRKKNTLTINIMSSPGSGKTTLLEKTVADLAGKYRIGVIEGDLATQKDADRIRAAGAKAVQINTNGTCHLDARMVAKVLPEFQDDEYDLIFIENVGNLICPSSYDLGQGRNITMLSVPEGNDKILKYPVMYQRTELVLLNKIDLIDLLDFSIEEAIEDLKNINPSSRLIPVSARKGTNLEEWYAWIDKAYEEWTKAQKELETK